The following proteins are co-located in the Myroides profundi genome:
- a CDS encoding DUF4304 domain-containing protein, with translation MYPVFSPKLYFDKIVFEYLNSILKSNGFTKGRGNNWTRTNGAIFSKITIQKSKSRLEREVSFRFYLHLCPEGIQTTKVTIDNKEMDWTYNEQAYSVECEDVLSKERKMFKFKNHGWLGWYVIFRENACDQLLNDELKVDFENYILPVINKINTIDIYQKVKTDMNTYPKKDIHLGIYDYLFE, from the coding sequence ATGTACCCTGTATTTAGCCCTAAACTATATTTTGACAAGATTGTATTTGAATACTTGAATTCTATACTAAAATCAAACGGTTTTACTAAAGGAAGAGGAAATAATTGGACAAGAACAAACGGAGCTATTTTTAGTAAAATAACAATTCAGAAGTCTAAAAGTCGATTAGAGAGAGAAGTGTCTTTTCGCTTCTATCTACATCTCTGCCCTGAGGGTATTCAAACTACAAAGGTAACTATTGACAATAAAGAAATGGATTGGACTTATAATGAACAAGCCTATTCTGTCGAATGTGAAGATGTACTATCTAAAGAAAGAAAAATGTTCAAGTTTAAAAACCACGGTTGGTTAGGTTGGTATGTAATCTTCAGAGAGAATGCATGTGATCAACTACTAAATGATGAACTCAAAGTTGATTTTGAAAACTACATCCTACCTGTTATAAATAAGATTAATACAATTGACATTTACCAGAAGGTCAAAACTGATATGAATACATATCCTAAAAAAGATATACACTTAGGGATATACGATTACCTTTTTGAGTAA
- the mnmE gene encoding tRNA uridine-5-carboxymethylaminomethyl(34) synthesis GTPase MnmE, whose translation MILQDTIVALATPSGAGAVAIIRVSGKDAITLVNGIFKSIKNKDLTTQKTHTLHLGHIVDGERVLDQVLVSVFKGPNSYTGENTIEISCHGSTFIQQQIIQLCLRKGAKMAQAGEFTMRAFLNGKLDLSQAEAVADLIASDNEASHQIAMQQMRGGFSSEIAKLREQLLNFASLIELELDFSEEDVEFADRTQFRELIDRIEFVLKRLIDSFAVGNVIKNGIPVAIVGEPNVGKSTLLNALLNEERAIVSDIAGTTRDTIEDELVIDGIGFRFIDTAGIRETKDVVESIGIQKTFEKIEAAQVVIYLIDGAKLNSSSLDQIKVELEKLKNKYPLKPLLVVCNKRDLLSEEQIGLYQANIDNLMLMSAKENMGVEELKEALLGFVNTGALRNNETIVTNTRHYDSLLKALEEIEKVKWGLQTNLSADLMAIDIRQALYFFGEITGQVTNDELLGNIFANFCIGK comes from the coding sequence ATGATATTACAAGATACTATTGTCGCTTTAGCTACTCCTTCAGGAGCAGGTGCTGTAGCTATAATAAGAGTTTCGGGTAAAGATGCGATTACACTAGTCAATGGCATTTTTAAATCGATCAAGAATAAAGATTTAACGACACAAAAAACACATACTTTACACTTAGGTCATATTGTAGATGGAGAGCGTGTATTGGACCAGGTATTAGTGTCTGTTTTTAAAGGACCTAATTCATACACAGGAGAGAATACAATTGAAATTTCTTGTCATGGTTCTACTTTTATTCAACAACAGATCATCCAATTATGTCTGCGTAAAGGTGCTAAAATGGCGCAAGCAGGAGAATTCACCATGCGTGCCTTCTTAAATGGAAAGCTAGACCTATCTCAAGCAGAAGCGGTAGCTGACTTAATTGCCTCTGACAATGAAGCTAGTCATCAAATCGCTATGCAACAAATGCGTGGTGGCTTCTCAAGTGAGATTGCTAAACTTCGTGAACAATTATTAAACTTTGCTTCTCTTATTGAATTAGAGTTAGACTTCTCAGAAGAGGATGTTGAGTTTGCTGATCGTACACAATTCAGAGAACTAATCGACCGTATAGAATTTGTTCTTAAACGTCTTATTGACTCTTTCGCCGTTGGTAATGTAATTAAGAATGGTATTCCTGTAGCTATCGTTGGAGAACCTAACGTAGGAAAGTCTACCCTACTGAATGCTCTGCTAAATGAAGAGCGTGCTATCGTATCAGACATCGCTGGTACAACTCGTGATACAATCGAAGATGAATTAGTAATAGATGGTATTGGATTTAGATTCATTGATACTGCTGGTATCCGTGAGACAAAAGATGTAGTAGAAAGTATCGGTATCCAAAAGACATTCGAGAAGATCGAAGCTGCACAAGTAGTTATCTACTTAATAGATGGAGCTAAGCTAAATAGTAGTTCTCTTGATCAGATTAAAGTTGAACTAGAGAAACTAAAAAACAAATACCCTCTAAAACCACTTCTTGTTGTATGTAACAAGAGAGACTTGTTATCAGAGGAACAGATTGGTTTATACCAAGCAAATATTGACAATCTTATGCTGATGTCTGCAAAAGAAAATATGGGTGTAGAAGAACTAAAAGAGGCTCTATTAGGCTTCGTTAATACTGGTGCTTTACGCAATAATGAAACTATCGTAACGAATACTCGTCACTATGACTCTCTATTAAAAGCTTTGGAAGAAATCGAAAAGGTTAAATGGGGACTTCAGACTAATTTATCTGCTGACCTTATGGCCATAGATATCCGCCAAGCATTATACTTCTTCGGTGAAATAACAGGACAAGTTACGAATGATGAGTTGTTAGGGAATATTTTTGCGAACTTCTGTATCGGTAAATAA
- a CDS encoding DUF6891 domain-containing protein yields the protein MTEEQKFIAESISYLIKSGFWDSEDVEEFITEEINENDLQGKINEKWVNETILKEERALLKASKNWHVPTTTQRLTKAFDQLVGQHIIALHYAGYTIDDGYYEVDQIEEQLQAKGKKSKGICFYNEQDLQRAFREKEPYLTLAFQDMHSEKEEDSIAVGKKIVQTLQENGFKTEWDGTATQKITILNFAWQQAYKPENALLLDYDSVAEKLLKTI from the coding sequence ATGACGGAAGAACAAAAATTTATTGCTGAGTCTATTAGTTATCTCATTAAATCTGGTTTTTGGGACAGTGAAGATGTAGAAGAGTTTATTACTGAAGAAATCAATGAGAATGATTTACAAGGTAAAATAAACGAAAAGTGGGTAAACGAAACTATTCTAAAAGAAGAAAGAGCACTGCTTAAAGCAAGTAAAAATTGGCATGTACCAACTACAACACAAAGGTTAACGAAAGCCTTTGATCAATTAGTAGGTCAACATATCATCGCACTTCATTATGCTGGATATACTATAGACGATGGATACTATGAAGTAGATCAAATAGAAGAACAACTACAAGCAAAAGGTAAAAAATCTAAAGGTATCTGTTTCTATAATGAACAAGACCTTCAACGTGCTTTTAGAGAAAAAGAACCATATTTGACTCTTGCTTTCCAAGATATGCACTCTGAAAAAGAGGAAGACTCCATCGCAGTAGGTAAAAAAATTGTTCAAACCTTACAAGAAAATGGGTTTAAAACAGAATGGGATGGTACTGCGACACAAAAGATCACTATCTTAAACTTTGCGTGGCAACAAGCTTATAAACCAGAGAATGCCTTATTATTAGATTACGATTCAGTAGCTGAGAAGCTTCTTAAAACAATATAA
- a CDS encoding universal stress protein, which yields MKKILFPTDFSETANNALVYALRMAENQNATLFVLHAYEMPVISATANPVMVQDVYKSIELSNFENFKDQVPQIRDIAKQHNLDHVPMHFILEEGFLNTILKKRVKEEDIDLVVMGTNGNSGLDKKILGSNTANAIGSLGIPVLSIPHDAIFDGINSIAFTTLFSSQDKTTLETIVQMAKGFNATVKCIHVATAKDKADPAVINSWKENFKNDNVKFYIVESSDVEKAVFDFLDEENIDLLVSVKRNRGFFEKLFTSSMTKKLSYHNYVPVLAFHEE from the coding sequence ATGAAAAAAATACTATTCCCTACAGATTTTTCAGAAACAGCTAACAATGCTCTAGTATATGCGTTAAGAATGGCAGAAAACCAAAATGCAACTCTTTTTGTACTACATGCTTATGAGATGCCTGTGATTTCTGCAACAGCTAATCCTGTAATGGTACAGGATGTATATAAATCTATTGAGTTGAGCAATTTTGAAAATTTCAAAGATCAAGTACCTCAAATTAGAGATATAGCAAAACAGCATAACTTAGACCACGTTCCAATGCACTTCATCTTAGAAGAAGGTTTCTTGAACACTATCTTAAAGAAAAGAGTTAAAGAAGAAGATATTGATTTAGTAGTGATGGGTACAAATGGTAACTCAGGATTAGATAAGAAAATCTTAGGTTCTAATACTGCTAATGCAATTGGTTCTTTAGGAATTCCTGTATTGAGTATTCCTCATGATGCTATTTTTGATGGAATTAATTCTATTGCATTTACAACTTTGTTCAGTTCACAAGATAAAACTACTTTAGAGACTATTGTTCAAATGGCTAAAGGGTTTAATGCAACTGTAAAATGTATTCACGTTGCAACTGCAAAAGATAAAGCAGATCCTGCCGTAATTAATAGTTGGAAAGAGAACTTTAAGAATGACAATGTGAAATTCTATATTGTAGAAAGCAGCGATGTAGAAAAAGCAGTATTTGATTTCTTAGACGAAGAGAATATTGACCTTTTAGTTTCTGTAAAAAGAAATAGAGGTTTCTTCGAAAAACTATTTACAAGTAGTATGACTAAGAAATTAAGTTACCACAACTATGTTCCTGTGTTAGCTTTCCACGAAGAATAA
- a CDS encoding enoyl-CoA hydratase/isomerase family protein codes for MSIVLTDIKENLGIITINSEKSLNALSLEIVSELKRILEQWRDNSDIKCVFLQGAGKKAFCAGGDIRQVRKAIEDYKTIDPTQVPPICEEYFITEYSVDYLIHTYPKPIVVWGDGIVMGGGLGLLAGASHRIVTERSLLAMPEISIGLYPDVGASYFLNKMPSAYGLYLGLTGTRFDGADALFLGIADYFIPSTVKNSILDELVQISSSDQLSDRLNTLLAQRSTPSTGLPVSQAMLHKSLIAALEPIHSVAEFIAIVEPVAKSDAWVAAGYSFFTKGSPTSVHVIFRQLTESKHYSLEEVFRSELNLTCQFTVHPDFSEGVRALLIDKDQSPKWTPNSLEQVSNEWIESHFTPLWSAEEHPFKNIKQA; via the coding sequence ATGAGTATAGTACTAACAGACATAAAAGAAAACTTAGGAATTATCACCATTAATTCAGAAAAATCACTTAATGCGCTATCACTTGAAATCGTGAGTGAATTAAAAAGGATTTTAGAACAATGGAGAGATAATAGCGATATAAAATGTGTTTTTCTACAAGGTGCTGGTAAGAAAGCATTCTGTGCTGGTGGGGATATCCGCCAAGTAAGAAAAGCAATAGAAGACTATAAAACTATAGATCCTACTCAGGTACCTCCTATCTGTGAAGAATACTTTATTACGGAATACAGTGTAGATTACTTAATCCATACGTATCCTAAACCGATAGTTGTCTGGGGAGATGGTATAGTAATGGGAGGAGGCTTAGGATTATTAGCAGGAGCCTCGCACCGTATTGTCACAGAACGCAGTCTATTAGCTATGCCAGAGATTAGCATTGGATTATATCCAGATGTTGGAGCTTCTTATTTCTTAAATAAGATGCCTTCTGCTTATGGATTATACTTAGGGTTAACGGGGACTCGCTTTGATGGAGCGGATGCCTTATTTCTAGGTATTGCAGACTACTTTATACCTTCTACTGTGAAAAATAGTATACTAGACGAATTAGTACAGATCAGTAGTAGTGATCAACTATCAGATAGGCTTAATACCCTATTAGCACAGCGCAGTACTCCTAGTACAGGCTTACCTGTATCTCAGGCGATGTTACACAAGTCTCTTATAGCAGCATTAGAACCGATACACTCTGTAGCCGAATTTATCGCTATCGTAGAGCCTGTAGCTAAATCTGATGCATGGGTGGCGGCAGGATACTCATTCTTTACTAAAGGTTCTCCTACTTCTGTCCACGTTATCTTTAGACAGCTTACAGAGAGTAAACACTACAGCTTAGAAGAAGTCTTTAGATCAGAGCTTAACCTTACATGTCAGTTTACCGTTCATCCGGACTTCTCTGAAGGCGTAAGAGCTCTATTAATAGACAAAGACCAATCTCCTAAATGGACTCCTAACTCATTAGAACAAGTGAGTAACGAATGGATAGAAAGCCACTTCACTCCTCTGTGGTCTGCAGAAGAACATCCTTTTAAAAATATAAAACAAGCATAA
- a CDS encoding LytR/AlgR family response regulator transcription factor, protein MSTDKKTPILKCLVIDDEPLARRAIIEYINQVDFLQTIDSCASALEAQELVENNSYDLLFLDINMPYLSGIDFLESITQSPMVIFTTAYSEYALDGFRLQVVDYLLKPISFKRFYQAAIKAKELFTLKQQSKSEPQDITDNTVYVKHEDSFVKIDWNDIMYIEAMQNYLKLHLKNRCLIIHQTMIAIEELLPKEHFFRIHKSFLININHIESISGGRVFIKETELPISRMRKEALLNEVVYKNLLSK, encoded by the coding sequence ATGTCTACAGATAAAAAAACACCCATATTAAAATGCTTAGTCATCGATGATGAACCATTAGCTAGACGTGCTATCATTGAATATATTAATCAGGTAGACTTTCTTCAGACAATAGACTCTTGTGCTTCTGCCTTAGAAGCTCAAGAATTAGTAGAAAATAATAGTTATGATCTCCTTTTTTTAGATATCAATATGCCTTATCTAAGTGGAATAGATTTTTTAGAATCGATTACTCAGTCTCCTATGGTTATCTTCACGACAGCCTATTCGGAGTATGCACTAGACGGTTTTAGACTACAGGTAGTTGATTATCTACTTAAGCCTATCTCGTTTAAAAGATTCTATCAAGCAGCTATTAAAGCAAAAGAACTTTTCACACTGAAACAACAATCTAAATCAGAACCGCAAGATATAACTGATAATACAGTATATGTCAAACACGAAGATAGTTTCGTAAAAATAGATTGGAATGATATTATGTACATTGAAGCAATGCAGAATTATCTAAAACTTCATCTAAAGAACCGCTGTCTTATCATTCATCAGACCATGATTGCCATAGAAGAATTATTACCTAAAGAACACTTCTTTAGAATTCACAAATCCTTCTTGATCAATATCAATCATATTGAATCCATATCTGGTGGTCGAGTATTTATTAAAGAAACAGAACTACCTATCTCTAGAATGAGAAAAGAAGCGTTACTTAATGAAGTAGTATATAAGAATCTGCTAAGCAAATAA
- a CDS encoding DUF6266 family protein — translation MAEIKQGILSEVIGKVGTIVGVRWRGRNIIRAKPHKSRKKATEAQLRQWDKMSLVSTFTAKFKDFVNMYCPTIFIEGKWMTGKEQMISRLMKQGIELYNGVQYINIQQVLLSIGTLAPAVIKKINRLKTGKIKVQWDNTLVNALTLNTDTLTMMAYNEELDAFIDIPNIGTRAERYAHFSLPAHWDKGRIYLWSMWKSADNSINSTSCFHGVLELAEQETTTEEEHQAIKQQQTPVHTDTTNTKEDKPIPSSPTVQEKSISQVKQEIETAIPIQIKNKDIPLREQQPVDEQTEVDNHLAYPPGYIRKVSKELIKRINDPEKSHIPDTMNEDYSILKLLLPDDEQRE, via the coding sequence ATGGCAGAGATTAAACAAGGAATATTAAGTGAAGTAATAGGAAAAGTAGGGACCATAGTAGGAGTCAGATGGAGAGGTAGAAATATCATCCGTGCTAAGCCTCATAAATCGCGTAAAAAAGCTACAGAAGCACAGTTGAGACAATGGGATAAAATGAGTCTAGTCTCTACGTTTACTGCTAAATTCAAGGACTTTGTGAATATGTACTGCCCTACTATCTTTATAGAAGGCAAATGGATGACGGGTAAAGAACAAATGATTTCTAGATTAATGAAACAAGGAATCGAACTCTACAATGGAGTACAGTATATTAATATACAGCAGGTATTACTCTCTATAGGAACTCTAGCCCCTGCTGTAATTAAAAAAATCAATCGCCTTAAAACGGGGAAGATTAAGGTACAATGGGATAATACACTAGTCAATGCCTTAACACTAAACACAGATACTCTTACGATGATGGCATATAATGAAGAGCTAGATGCGTTCATCGATATCCCTAATATAGGGACACGAGCAGAAAGATATGCGCACTTCAGCCTACCTGCCCATTGGGACAAAGGTAGAATATACCTATGGAGCATGTGGAAATCAGCAGACAATAGTATCAACAGCACTAGTTGCTTTCACGGAGTTTTAGAACTTGCTGAACAAGAAACCACAACAGAAGAGGAACATCAAGCTATAAAACAACAACAAACACCTGTCCATACAGATACGACTAACACAAAAGAAGATAAACCAATCCCCTCATCACCTACTGTACAAGAAAAGTCTATATCACAAGTAAAACAAGAAATAGAGACTGCTATACCTATTCAAATTAAAAACAAGGATATACCTCTTAGGGAACAACAACCCGTCGATGAACAAACAGAAGTAGACAATCATTTAGCTTATCCTCCTGGCTATATAAGGAAAGTCAGCAAAGAATTAATCAAAAGAATAAATGATCCCGAGAAATCACACATTCCTGATACAATGAATGAAGATTACTCTATTCTAAAGTTATTACTCCCTGACGACGAACAGCGAGAATGA
- a CDS encoding helix-turn-helix transcriptional regulator — METIKLILEKLNYLEQLIISNHKEILSVEELEKYTGFKKSYIYHLVHFSKIPYSKPNGKYLFFQKSEIDEWLLKNKSLSDDQIQEKAREYVLKKKNI; from the coding sequence ATGGAGACTATTAAACTTATACTTGAAAAGCTTAATTATCTAGAGCAACTTATTATCTCTAATCACAAGGAAATTCTGTCTGTGGAAGAACTAGAGAAATATACAGGTTTTAAAAAATCATATATCTATCATCTGGTTCACTTTAGTAAAATTCCTTACTCTAAACCTAATGGTAAGTACTTGTTCTTTCAGAAGTCTGAAATTGATGAGTGGTTGCTCAAGAACAAGTCTTTATCTGATGATCAAATCCAAGAAAAAGCGCGCGAATATGTCTTGAAAAAGAAAAATATTTAG
- a CDS encoding copper resistance protein NlpE, protein MKGKKMLALAVLVTGIAFVGCKDDKKVETTATEQTATTTETETAVKDEHTSENSLDWAGTYEGTLPGANSDIKTTVVLNQDKTYTKTAIYVDKGEEKFEEKGTFTWNAEGTIVTLVAEGESTQYKVQEGSLLMLDQEGKEVTGPLADKYVLAKK, encoded by the coding sequence ATGAAAGGAAAAAAAATGTTAGCATTAGCTGTATTAGTTACAGGTATTGCATTTGTTGGTTGTAAAGATGATAAAAAAGTAGAAACTACTGCAACTGAGCAAACTGCTACAACAACTGAAACAGAAACTGCTGTTAAGGATGAGCACACTTCAGAAAACTCATTAGATTGGGCTGGTACTTACGAAGGTACTTTACCAGGTGCTAATAGTGATATTAAAACTACTGTAGTTTTAAATCAAGATAAAACGTATACTAAGACTGCAATCTATGTAGACAAAGGAGAAGAGAAGTTCGAAGAGAAAGGTACTTTTACTTGGAATGCTGAAGGAACTATCGTTACTTTAGTTGCTGAGGGTGAATCTACACAATATAAAGTGCAAGAAGGAAGCCTATTAATGTTAGACCAAGAAGGTAAAGAAGTTACTGGACCTCTAGCTGATAAATATGTTTTAGCTAAGAAATAG
- a CDS encoding sensor histidine kinase, with protein sequence MNKHTISPKRIFYVIFWTTLFISVWLQILDPNDPFEWLLPTLFFLLISISISHYVSDYELPKALRKGEIKQFIVKALLFTLFLSLTLALYFTFFPSYMNKYELLIQQEQISEQTRFITQLYKSFPSAMAIITTTCGIRFYEEHNKIEQINAKLKQEHLEAHLKLLQDQINPHLMFNILNHIYTLMQIDVELASNVLLKFSDILRYQLYECNHKTVLLDREVQYLQDLIAIEQVRWGDELEVNSTWSIHNKELHITPLLLVPLIENAFKHVSRLPNKKGYIIIKCTELNNTLHLYIENSFSTKYKIEKKAGGIGIANVRERLLMQYSDAHSFHITHSDEKHIVELTINLKNQ encoded by the coding sequence GTGAATAAACATACTATCTCTCCAAAAAGAATATTCTATGTAATATTCTGGACAACACTCTTTATTTCTGTATGGCTTCAGATATTAGATCCTAATGATCCTTTTGAGTGGTTATTACCCACTCTTTTCTTCTTATTGATATCTATTAGTATATCACATTACGTAAGTGATTATGAGCTTCCTAAAGCTCTGAGAAAAGGAGAAATAAAACAGTTTATTGTAAAAGCATTACTGTTCACACTATTTCTATCGCTAACCTTAGCCCTTTACTTCACCTTCTTTCCGAGTTATATGAATAAGTACGAGCTGCTAATTCAACAAGAGCAAATATCAGAACAGACCCGATTTATAACCCAATTATATAAATCTTTTCCTTCTGCGATGGCTATCATAACTACTACTTGTGGTATACGTTTTTATGAAGAACACAATAAAATAGAACAAATCAATGCCAAATTAAAACAGGAACATCTAGAAGCACATTTAAAACTTTTGCAAGATCAGATTAATCCTCACTTAATGTTTAATATACTCAACCATATTTACACATTGATGCAGATAGATGTAGAACTAGCCTCTAATGTACTACTAAAGTTTTCGGATATACTGAGATACCAACTTTATGAATGTAACCATAAGACCGTTCTTCTAGATCGAGAGGTACAGTATCTACAAGACCTAATCGCTATAGAACAGGTAAGATGGGGAGACGAACTAGAGGTAAACTCCACTTGGTCAATTCACAATAAAGAACTACATATCACTCCCCTATTGTTAGTACCCTTAATAGAGAATGCCTTTAAGCATGTGTCTAGACTTCCAAATAAGAAAGGCTATATTATCATAAAATGCACAGAACTAAATAATACTTTACATTTATATATAGAAAACTCTTTTAGTACTAAATATAAAATAGAGAAAAAAGCAGGTGGCATAGGTATTGCTAATGTACGAGAAAGACTATTAATGCAATATAGTGATGCCCATTCGTTCCATATAACACATTCTGACGAAAAACATATCGTTGAACTAACTATCAATCTAAAAAATCAATAA
- a CDS encoding tyrosine-type recombinase/integrase, whose amino-acid sequence MNITLKQRKLPSGRISLLIEYTKGVEVTSTGKKKYIREFENLKLFLHGAPNSPKERKENKEALQMAENILAIRQSENLRGKYGIKNKHKGQRCFLDFFLEKTEEKYESPKNYGNWTASFLHLKRCISPTLTFDEVDDDFLKRVREYIDKKALTKSKLPLSLNSKYSYLNKFRAALRLAFEEGYLTINYAQKVKSFKQAESQREYLTFNEVQRLVETDCKYEVLKRAFLFSCLTGLRWSDINKLVWSEVRDEDDVCRVIYRQEKTEGVEYLYISKQARELLGERESLNQLVFTNLKYSAIYNNEIVRWCNRAGIHKHITFHSARHTNAVLLLENGADIYTVSKRLGHREIRTTQIYAKIIDSKMKEASELIPELKFGF is encoded by the coding sequence ATGAACATCACACTTAAACAACGAAAACTACCTAGTGGAAGAATCAGTCTTCTGATTGAGTATACAAAAGGAGTTGAAGTTACTTCTACTGGAAAGAAGAAGTATATCAGAGAATTTGAAAACCTAAAACTCTTCCTACATGGTGCTCCTAATAGCCCAAAGGAAAGAAAGGAAAACAAAGAAGCTCTTCAAATGGCTGAGAATATCTTAGCAATAAGACAAAGCGAGAACCTTAGAGGTAAATATGGAATTAAGAATAAGCATAAAGGGCAACGTTGCTTCTTGGACTTCTTTCTTGAAAAAACAGAAGAAAAATACGAAAGTCCTAAAAACTATGGAAACTGGACAGCTTCTTTTCTTCATTTAAAACGTTGTATATCTCCTACCCTTACTTTTGATGAAGTAGATGATGATTTTTTAAAAAGAGTTAGAGAATACATTGATAAAAAAGCCCTTACTAAAAGTAAACTTCCTCTTTCATTAAACTCAAAATACTCTTATCTCAATAAGTTTAGAGCTGCTCTTAGATTAGCTTTTGAAGAGGGCTATCTAACGATTAACTATGCCCAAAAGGTAAAGAGCTTCAAACAAGCTGAAAGTCAAAGAGAGTACCTTACGTTTAATGAGGTACAACGTCTGGTAGAAACAGATTGTAAATACGAAGTACTTAAACGTGCTTTTTTATTCTCTTGTTTAACTGGTCTACGCTGGTCGGATATTAACAAACTTGTTTGGTCTGAAGTAAGAGACGAAGATGATGTTTGTAGAGTCATCTATAGACAGGAAAAAACGGAAGGTGTTGAGTATCTTTATATCTCTAAACAGGCAAGAGAACTCTTAGGGGAAAGAGAATCACTGAATCAACTCGTTTTTACTAATCTTAAATACTCCGCTATTTACAATAATGAAATTGTCCGTTGGTGTAACCGAGCGGGTATTCACAAGCATATTACCTTCCATAGTGCAAGACATACCAATGCGGTACTCCTTTTAGAAAATGGGGCTGATATTTACACTGTTTCAAAGCGTTTAGGGCATCGTGAGATCAGAACTACACAAATCTATGCTAAAATCATAGATAGTAAAATGAAAGAAGCCTCTGAGCTTATTCCGGAACTTAAGTTTGGATTTTAA
- a CDS encoding DUF6268 family outer membrane beta-barrel protein, whose product MRIVTHLLTLGLVFMSIYTVQAQSKIQGEFKVEYVPMSNYIRPIDSLKTDSKSDFKKVELALEIPLSMKMDHRDKPRIWSVMAYGGYARMNHKDYEEQLFPSELLNASVGVKHFRSISDSWSLLLMGSVGVYTDMENINKDAILGQGAVFFIKHFRPNFSLGGGPVLTNSFGVPMVLPGIYLNWETSGDFFVKVTFPKGAELGYKFTDDFSLSAAVDLQGMTAIVKQDNETKILGFQQIVAGLRPVIKFSDNMTLSFTAGTTLVRSFSYNERKIKSIFKEKKVADPKFSTTFYGGMSLKWSL is encoded by the coding sequence ATGAGAATAGTAACACATTTGCTGACTTTAGGTTTGGTATTTATGAGTATTTATACTGTACAAGCTCAAAGTAAGATACAAGGAGAGTTTAAGGTAGAGTATGTCCCAATGTCTAATTATATTAGACCGATAGATAGTCTAAAGACGGACTCAAAAAGTGATTTTAAAAAAGTAGAGCTTGCTCTAGAAATCCCTCTTTCTATGAAAATGGATCACAGGGATAAGCCAAGGATATGGTCTGTGATGGCTTATGGAGGGTATGCTAGGATGAATCATAAAGATTATGAAGAGCAGCTGTTCCCGTCAGAATTATTAAATGCTTCTGTAGGTGTAAAACACTTTCGATCGATAAGTGATTCGTGGTCATTATTGTTGATGGGGTCTGTGGGGGTGTATACAGATATGGAGAATATAAATAAAGACGCTATCCTAGGGCAGGGAGCAGTATTCTTTATCAAGCATTTTAGACCTAATTTTTCACTAGGAGGTGGGCCTGTATTGACGAATAGTTTTGGGGTACCTATGGTATTGCCTGGTATTTATTTGAATTGGGAGACTAGTGGTGATTTCTTTGTTAAGGTAACTTTCCCTAAAGGTGCTGAGCTGGGGTACAAGTTTACAGATGACTTTTCATTAAGTGCAGCAGTAGATTTGCAAGGAATGACTGCTATCGTAAAACAAGATAATGAAACCAAGATTCTTGGGTTTCAGCAGATCGTGGCAGGGTTACGCCCTGTGATTAAGTTTTCTGATAATATGACTTTATCGTTTACGGCAGGTACTACCTTAGTAAGGTCATTTTCTTATAATGAGAGAAAAATCAAGAGTATCTTTAAGGAGAAAAAAGTAGCTGATCCTAAATTCTCTACTACATTCTATGGAGGAATGTCTTTGAAGTGGAGCTTATAG
- a CDS encoding RHS repeat-associated core domain-containing protein, translated as MSIFLSVDPLAEKFVGWNPYNYTMNNPINLTDPTGMAPEDFVQRKDGSIYWDNKANDQVSTKAEETYHLLLIVL; from the coding sequence ATGAGTATATTTCTGAGTGTGGATCCTTTGGCGGAGAAGTTTGTAGGGTGGAATCCGTATAACTATACAATGAATAATCCTATTAATTTAACCGACCCTACAGGTATGGCGCCTGAGGATTTTGTACAACGAAAAGACGGTTCTATTTATTGGGATAATAAGGCTAATGATCAAGTTTCAACTAAAGCAGAAGAAACTTATCATTTACTTTTAATAGTTTTATAG